Proteins co-encoded in one Nicotiana sylvestris chromosome 7, ASM39365v2, whole genome shotgun sequence genomic window:
- the LOC138873061 gene encoding uncharacterized protein encodes MSKNGFDKHTNPAEAPRLSEFNFSIDVSEMVSAIGRIKDTRWPRPIQTDPSQRNPNLICKYHGTHGHRTEDCMQLREEVAWLFNEGHLREFLSDRAKNHFRERDASGKNKQKEPQHVIHMIIGGVDVPQKPVFKCTKVLITREKRTWSYVPKDALSFYDEDAEGSSTNIIRSRVVEQLGLQDQIVPASRVLNGFNMASETMNREIILPVNVARTIQDTKFHVIEGDMRYNALLGRPWIHNMRAIPSTLHQMMKFPIADGVKMVYGEQHVAKEMFAVDEVTLIPIVST; translated from the exons atgagtaagaatGGGTTCGATAAACATACCAACCCTGCGGAGGCACCTCGATTGTCAGAGTTTAATTTCAGTATAGATGTATCAGAGATGGTGTCAGCTATTGGAAGAATCAAAGAtaccaggtggcccaggcctatacaaaCTGACCCCTCTCAAAGGAATCCAAACTTGATatgtaagtatcatggcacacatggccatAGAACCGAAGACTGCATGCAGCTAAGGGAGGAGGTAGCTTGGTTATTCAacgagggtcaccttcgagaatttcttagtgatcgagctaagaatcactttagggagagagatgcaagcggaaaaaataagcaaaaagaaccacaacatgtaatccacatgatcattggtggTGTCGACGTCCCACAAAAGCCTGTATTCAAATGCACCAAGGTGTTgatcaccagagaaaaacggaCTTGGAGCTATGTGCCAAAGGACGCCCTATCATTCTATGACGAAGATgcagaag gtagctcaacaaacataatcagatcgagggtcgtagagcagctcGGCTTGCAAGACCAAATTGTACCAGCTTCCCGAGTCTTAAAtggtttcaacatggcaagtgaaacaatgaATAGGGAGATCATCCTACCAGTGAATGTGGCCAGAACCATTCAAGATAcgaaattccatgtcatcgaaggcgatatgaggtacaatgcacttctcgggaggccatggatccacaacatgagggcaataCCTTCGACCCTTCaccagatgatgaaattcccgataGCGGATGGTGTGAAAATGGTTTATGGGGAACAACATGtcgcaaaggaaatgtttgcagtcgATGAAGTGACACTGATAccaattgtgagcacgtga